A DNA window from Nitrospira sp. contains the following coding sequences:
- a CDS encoding PilZ domain-containing protein (MaGe:77309925) produces the protein MHERGRPRVEVDYPVTLSGEGGDGTGTMTNLTITGGEIASDLLTQVGVHFRIHIHLSGARNPIDIAIATVRWQRENRFGIEFVRFEDNAKLQLEQMLNQRDV, from the coding sequence ATGCATGAACGCGGTCGGCCGAGAGTCGAAGTCGACTATCCCGTCACGCTGAGCGGCGAGGGGGGCGATGGGACCGGGACGATGACGAATCTCACCATTACCGGCGGCGAGATTGCATCGGATCTTCTCACCCAAGTCGGCGTCCATTTCAGGATCCATATTCATCTCTCCGGTGCGCGAAACCCCATCGATATTGCGATCGCGACGGTGCGCTGGCAGCGCGAGAATCGCTTCGGCATCGAGTTTGTGCGGTTCGAAGACAATGCCAAGCTTCAACTTGAACAAATGTTGAACCAGC
- a CDS encoding Amidophosphoribosyltransferase (MaGe:77309926): MHKELPMLSPDKFHDECAVFGIFGHEEAANLTYLGLYALQHRGQEASGIVAGDGEQFYVHKGMGLVADIYKKTTLEKLPGRMAIGHNRYSTAGGNDLKNIQPFNVNFAFGNLALAHNGNLINAQVLRNELEAYGAIFQSTSDTEVIIHLIAHSRASTFLARVMDALNQVRGAFSLVLMTDNGLIAVRDPHGLRPLCLGRVRGSWVVASETCAFDLLDAEYVREIEPGELVVLSDQGIDSHRPFPKVDPAMCVFEYVYFARPDSRIFGANAVYSTRKALGRRLAKESWVEADIVIPVPDSGVPAALGYSEGGGIPFETGLIRNHYVGRTFIEPEQSIRHFGVKVKLNAVPEVLTGKRVVVVDDSLVRGTTSRKIVKMLRNAGAKEVHMRISSPPIVSPCFYGVDTPTKKELIASNHSAEEIRKYITADSLAYLSLDGMLQAAPGVPSQYCNACFTEKYPIAFTRAEEMQLGLFEPSASVKKSM; this comes from the coding sequence ATGCATAAAGAACTTCCCATGCTCTCTCCGGATAAGTTTCACGACGAATGCGCGGTGTTCGGTATTTTCGGCCACGAAGAAGCTGCGAATCTGACTTACCTGGGGCTCTATGCGCTCCAGCATCGCGGACAGGAAGCCTCAGGCATCGTCGCCGGCGATGGCGAACAGTTTTATGTGCACAAGGGGATGGGGCTGGTCGCGGACATCTACAAGAAGACGACGCTGGAAAAACTGCCCGGCCGAATGGCCATCGGTCACAATCGCTACTCCACGGCCGGCGGGAACGATTTAAAGAATATCCAGCCGTTCAACGTCAACTTTGCCTTCGGGAATTTGGCGCTGGCGCATAACGGCAATCTCATCAATGCCCAGGTCTTGCGCAATGAGCTGGAAGCCTATGGCGCCATCTTCCAATCCACCTCGGATACGGAAGTCATTATCCATCTGATTGCCCATTCCAGGGCCAGCACGTTTCTGGCCCGCGTGATGGATGCGTTGAATCAGGTGCGAGGCGCGTTTTCGCTGGTGTTGATGACGGACAACGGCCTGATCGCGGTGCGCGATCCGCATGGCCTGCGGCCGCTCTGCTTGGGGCGTGTGCGTGGGAGCTGGGTGGTGGCGTCGGAAACCTGCGCGTTCGATCTCTTGGATGCTGAGTATGTGCGCGAGATCGAGCCCGGCGAGTTGGTTGTCTTGAGCGATCAGGGGATCGACAGCCATCGGCCCTTTCCTAAAGTCGATCCAGCTATGTGCGTATTCGAGTATGTCTACTTCGCCAGGCCGGACAGCCGAATCTTCGGCGCCAACGCGGTCTATTCAACGCGCAAAGCCTTGGGACGCCGGTTAGCCAAAGAATCCTGGGTGGAGGCGGACATCGTGATTCCTGTGCCAGACTCCGGCGTGCCCGCCGCATTGGGGTATAGCGAAGGCGGGGGCATTCCCTTCGAGACGGGATTGATTCGCAATCACTATGTCGGCCGGACCTTCATCGAACCGGAACAGTCCATTCGACACTTCGGCGTGAAGGTGAAGCTAAACGCGGTGCCTGAGGTGTTAACGGGCAAGCGGGTGGTGGTCGTCGACGATTCGCTCGTTCGAGGGACGACGAGCCGGAAGATCGTCAAGATGCTGAGGAATGCCGGCGCCAAGGAAGTTCATATGCGGATCAGTTCTCCGCCGATCGTCTCGCCTTGTTTCTATGGCGTCGATACGCCGACGAAGAAAGAGTTGATCGCGTCGAATCATTCGGCTGAGGAGATCCGTAAATACATTACCGCCGACTCGCTGGCCTACCTGAGCCTTGACGGCATGCTGCAAGCAGCTCCGGGAGTCCCGTCCCAATATTGCAATGCTTGCTTCACCGAAAAGTATCCCATCGCGTTTACCCGCGCAGAAGAAATGCAGCTCGGGCTGTTCGAGCCATCGGCCTCGGTTAAGAAGTCGATGTAG
- a CDS encoding Phosphoribosylformylglycinamidine synthase subunit PurL (MaGe:77309927), whose translation MPLVITKELIAQHNLTDDEFKKIVEILGREPNLTELGMFSVMWSEHCSYKSSRVHLKKLPTTGPRVIQGPGENAGVVDIGDGLCVVFKMESHNHPSFIEPYQGAATGVGGILRDVFTMGARPVALLDSLRFGGLDTAKNRHIVKGVVAGIAGYGNCMGVPTVGGEVVFNDIYSLNPLVNAFCLGVAQKDKIFLGTAAGVGNPVIYFGSKTGRDGIHGATMASDSFDDQSEKKRPTVQVGDPFQEKLLLEACLELMAGDLLVGIQDMGAAGLTSSSCEMASRAGNGIDLDLTHVPRREPGMTPYELMLSESQERMLMVAKAGKEEECIRICKKWDLDVAVVGKVTGDGILRVLDQGQVVAEIPAKSLADDGPRYERPFSPPGYQDMLTNLNYDALPDVKDANAALLALLESPTIASKRWVYEQYDHMVRTNTMVRPGSDAAVVRIKGTNKAVAMTVDCNSRYCLLNPYEGARLAVAEAARNLACSGAEPIGLTDCLNFGNPERPDIMWQFVMAIEGMKDACEHFKIPIVSGNVSFYNETNGLSIYPTPMLGMVGLIESADKAMTQWFREDGDDIILLGATREDLGGSEYLKIQHSREQGSPPYLNMETEQAVQSCVLQLIQAGRIQSAHDCSDGGVAVALAECCLSGPGKAHGAVVRLTPGRQRSDSTLFGESQSRIILSAKPAQRQAILELAQQMGVPAGVIGAVGGASLVIYLGDERSTTKTIDLSVEAIADRWGCSLERKLNQE comes from the coding sequence ATGCCGCTTGTGATTACGAAAGAACTGATTGCCCAACACAATCTGACTGACGATGAGTTCAAGAAGATCGTCGAGATTCTCGGCCGTGAGCCGAACCTGACGGAACTCGGCATGTTCTCCGTCATGTGGTCGGAACATTGCTCCTACAAATCGTCACGCGTGCATTTGAAGAAGTTGCCCACAACAGGGCCGCGCGTCATCCAAGGCCCCGGCGAGAATGCCGGGGTCGTGGATATCGGCGACGGGCTCTGCGTGGTCTTCAAAATGGAGTCGCACAACCATCCGTCGTTTATCGAGCCCTATCAAGGCGCGGCGACGGGGGTGGGCGGGATTCTGCGCGATGTGTTTACGATGGGGGCGCGGCCGGTTGCCTTGCTGGATTCGCTGCGCTTTGGCGGGCTGGATACGGCGAAGAACCGTCATATCGTCAAAGGCGTCGTGGCTGGGATTGCCGGTTATGGCAATTGCATGGGGGTGCCGACGGTGGGCGGCGAAGTCGTGTTCAACGATATCTATTCGCTCAATCCGCTGGTGAATGCGTTCTGCCTCGGTGTGGCGCAGAAGGACAAGATCTTTCTTGGCACGGCGGCAGGCGTCGGCAATCCGGTGATCTACTTCGGCTCGAAGACGGGGCGTGATGGCATTCACGGCGCGACGATGGCGTCCGATTCGTTCGACGATCAATCGGAGAAGAAGCGGCCGACGGTGCAAGTGGGCGATCCGTTCCAGGAAAAACTGTTGTTGGAAGCTTGTCTCGAACTGATGGCGGGCGACCTTCTGGTTGGCATTCAAGACATGGGCGCGGCGGGGCTGACGAGCTCCTCCTGTGAAATGGCGTCGCGAGCCGGGAACGGCATCGATCTCGATTTGACGCATGTGCCGCGCCGCGAGCCAGGCATGACGCCCTATGAGTTGATGCTGTCCGAATCGCAAGAACGCATGCTGATGGTGGCCAAGGCTGGCAAGGAAGAGGAGTGCATTCGGATCTGCAAGAAGTGGGATCTGGATGTCGCGGTGGTCGGCAAGGTGACGGGCGATGGCATCTTGCGCGTGCTGGATCAGGGCCAGGTCGTCGCGGAGATTCCGGCGAAATCGCTGGCCGACGATGGACCGCGCTATGAACGCCCTTTTTCGCCACCGGGCTATCAGGACATGCTCACGAATCTGAATTACGATGCGCTGCCCGATGTGAAGGACGCGAATGCGGCGTTGCTGGCGCTGTTGGAGTCGCCGACGATTGCGAGCAAGCGCTGGGTGTACGAGCAGTACGACCATATGGTGCGGACGAACACGATGGTGCGTCCGGGATCGGATGCGGCGGTCGTGCGCATTAAGGGCACGAATAAAGCGGTGGCGATGACGGTGGATTGCAACAGCCGCTACTGTTTGCTCAACCCCTACGAAGGGGCGCGGCTGGCGGTGGCGGAAGCCGCGCGGAATCTTGCCTGTTCAGGCGCCGAGCCGATTGGACTGACGGACTGTTTGAATTTCGGCAACCCCGAACGGCCAGACATTATGTGGCAGTTCGTGATGGCGATAGAGGGGATGAAGGATGCCTGCGAGCATTTCAAGATTCCCATCGTGAGCGGCAACGTCAGCTTCTATAACGAGACCAACGGGCTCTCGATCTACCCCACGCCAATGCTGGGCATGGTGGGGCTCATCGAGTCCGCCGACAAGGCGATGACCCAATGGTTTCGAGAGGACGGCGACGACATCATTCTCCTTGGGGCGACGCGTGAAGATCTGGGTGGGTCGGAATATTTGAAAATTCAGCATTCGCGCGAGCAGGGGTCGCCGCCATATCTCAATATGGAGACAGAGCAGGCCGTGCAGAGCTGCGTATTGCAGCTGATCCAGGCTGGGCGTATTCAGTCCGCGCACGATTGTTCCGATGGAGGAGTAGCCGTTGCACTGGCCGAATGCTGCCTGTCGGGGCCGGGTAAGGCGCATGGCGCGGTGGTGCGATTAACCCCCGGCCGCCAGAGAAGCGATTCGACGCTTTTCGGCGAAAGCCAGTCGCGGATTATCCTGTCAGCAAAACCGGCTCAACGGCAGGCCATTCTGGAGTTGGCTCAGCAGATGGGCGTTCCGGCTGGAGTAATTGGAGCCGTGGGTGGCGCGTCGCTGGTCATCTATCTTGGGGACGAGCGGTCGACTACGAAGACGATCGATCTTTCGGTCGAGGCCATAGCCGATCGCTGGGGGTGCTCGTTGGAACGGAAACTGAACCAGGAATAA
- a CDS encoding conserved exported protein of unknown function (Evidence 4 : Unknown function but conserved in other organisms; MaGe:77309928) — protein MKRLIMAGMVAVMLVAGVSAWAGDEDGSQLKIVSPENGAVVKGDQLELKYELAKGQHATHAHVYLDGQYQKGFSGTFKGLTPGKHEIKVIAANHDHKTLAAEAAVTIEVQ, from the coding sequence ATGAAGCGGTTGATAATGGCAGGGATGGTCGCGGTGATGTTGGTGGCGGGAGTGTCGGCCTGGGCGGGGGATGAAGACGGCAGCCAGCTCAAGATTGTGAGCCCAGAAAACGGCGCGGTGGTGAAGGGCGATCAGCTGGAATTGAAATATGAACTAGCCAAAGGCCAGCATGCGACGCATGCCCATGTGTATTTGGATGGGCAATATCAGAAGGGCTTCTCCGGCACGTTCAAGGGCCTGACTCCCGGCAAGCACGAAATCAAGGTGATCGCGGCCAATCACGATCACAAGACACTGGCGGCCGAAGCGGCGGTCACTATCGAGGTGCAGTAA
- a CDS encoding Methyltransf11 domain-containing protein (MaGe:77309930) — MDLKELQSNWNMFGKEDPLWAIATWPDKKGNRWELREFFELGEKEIAGVLEHLSLLGVPVSRGRALDFGCGVGRLTQALAQHFDEAVGVDIAPSMIKLANRYNRHGVRCTYRLNEVDDLELFPSEWFDFIYTNIVLQHMLPTYSKSYIREFMRVLKPGGITVFQLPSERTERKTPKTQEPSSAEAPPETDMLRGLKQAVKPYLPASLLNWYVNFRYPKEPVMEMHCVGRSEVEQLLTESGAQVLNVVEDNYSGPGFRSFRYTVTKPIVGEHAY, encoded by the coding sequence ATGGATCTGAAGGAATTGCAGAGCAATTGGAACATGTTCGGCAAGGAGGATCCATTGTGGGCCATTGCAACATGGCCGGACAAGAAGGGAAACAGATGGGAGCTTCGCGAGTTCTTCGAGCTCGGGGAAAAAGAGATTGCAGGTGTGCTGGAGCATCTCTCGCTGCTCGGAGTTCCTGTCTCGCGTGGGCGCGCGCTTGATTTTGGTTGCGGTGTCGGAAGGCTCACGCAAGCGTTGGCTCAGCATTTTGATGAAGCGGTCGGCGTTGATATTGCTCCATCAATGATCAAGCTGGCGAATCGGTACAACCGGCACGGGGTTCGGTGCACGTACCGGCTGAATGAGGTAGACGACCTGGAGTTGTTTCCGAGTGAGTGGTTTGACTTTATCTATACCAACATCGTGCTTCAACACATGTTGCCGACCTATTCCAAGTCGTATATCCGTGAATTTATGAGGGTGCTGAAACCTGGTGGCATCACGGTGTTTCAACTACCAAGCGAAAGAACAGAGCGTAAGACGCCTAAGACTCAGGAGCCTTCTTCTGCAGAGGCGCCGCCTGAGACCGACATGCTTCGGGGGCTGAAGCAGGCGGTAAAGCCGTATCTCCCAGCTTCGCTTCTCAACTGGTACGTGAACTTTCGTTACCCCAAGGAACCAGTCATGGAAATGCATTGTGTCGGGAGGAGCGAAGTCGAGCAGCTTTTGACAGAATCCGGCGCCCAAGTTCTCAATGTCGTAGAAGACAACTATTCAGGCCCCGGCTTCCGCAGCTTTCGGTATACCGTTACTAAACCGATTGTTGGCGAACACGCGTATTAA
- a CDS encoding Phosphoribosylformylglycinamidine synthase subunit PurS (MaGe:77309931), giving the protein MKAKIHVTLKQGILDPQGKAIEHALDSLGFANVANVRVGKYMEVDVQETDKAKADAQVKQMCEKLLANTIIEEYRYEVVS; this is encoded by the coding sequence ATGAAGGCAAAGATTCATGTGACGTTGAAGCAGGGGATTCTGGATCCGCAGGGGAAGGCGATTGAGCATGCGTTGGATTCGCTCGGGTTCGCAAATGTGGCGAATGTGCGGGTGGGGAAGTACATGGAAGTGGATGTGCAGGAAACCGACAAGGCCAAAGCCGACGCGCAGGTGAAGCAGATGTGCGAAAAGCTGCTAGCCAACACCATCATTGAAGAATATCGCTACGAAGTGGTCAGCTAA
- a CDS encoding hypothetical protein (Evidence 5 : Unknown function; MaGe:77309932) — protein sequence MRAGKCLKPVSPAKGEGKRERGKSVRRFVMFVRDNGPIISLGIGTTCVAAFAILTESMWHKLGFLALVLLGLGLMVGITWAKRHLIELSKPPDTGA from the coding sequence ATGCGCGCAGGGAAGTGCCTCAAGCCCGTCTCACCTGCGAAGGGTGAGGGGAAGAGAGAAAGAGGGAAGAGTGTGAGACGCTTCGTGATGTTTGTGCGGGATAACGGTCCCATTATTTCCTTGGGGATTGGCACGACATGCGTGGCGGCATTTGCGATCTTGACCGAATCGATGTGGCATAAGCTGGGGTTTCTGGCGCTGGTGTTGTTGGGCCTTGGATTGATGGTGGGGATTACCTGGGCGAAGCGGCATCTCATAGAGCTGTCCAAGCCGCCGGATACAGGGGCGTAG
- a CDS encoding Phosphoribosylaminoimidazole-succinocarboxamide synthase (MaGe:77309933) gives MTTGTLLYEGKAKKIFTAERADEVVQYFKDDATAFNAQKRGTIVDKGIINNKVSERLFALLEAEGIRTHFVKRLSDREMLTKKVTIVPVEVVVRNIVAGSLAKRLGLKEGDAIQPAIVEFYYKDDALGDPLVNDDHLRLMNIATPALLKDLRDLGHKINAVLKPFFAERRMQLVDFKLEFGVFHNKLVLADEISPDTCRLWDLATGDSMDKDRFRKDMGKIEEAYQEVLKRVCG, from the coding sequence ATGACGACAGGAACGCTGCTCTACGAAGGCAAAGCCAAGAAGATTTTCACCGCCGAGCGGGCCGATGAGGTCGTGCAGTATTTCAAGGACGACGCGACGGCGTTCAATGCGCAAAAGCGCGGCACGATCGTCGATAAGGGCATCATCAATAACAAGGTGTCGGAACGGCTGTTTGCATTGCTGGAGGCGGAAGGCATTCGCACGCACTTTGTGAAGCGGCTGAGCGACCGGGAGATGCTCACGAAGAAAGTGACCATCGTGCCGGTGGAAGTGGTGGTGCGGAACATCGTTGCCGGAAGTCTCGCGAAGCGCCTGGGCCTCAAGGAAGGAGATGCCATTCAGCCGGCTATCGTAGAGTTCTATTATAAGGACGATGCCCTCGGCGATCCGCTGGTGAACGACGATCATTTGCGCCTCATGAATATTGCCACGCCGGCGTTGCTCAAGGATCTTCGCGATCTGGGACATAAGATCAACGCGGTGCTGAAGCCGTTCTTCGCCGAGCGGCGGATGCAGCTCGTGGACTTCAAGCTGGAGTTCGGCGTGTTTCACAACAAACTGGTGTTGGCGGATGAGATTTCCCCGGATACCTGCCGCCTCTGGGATCTGGCGACCGGTGATTCGATGGACAAGGACCGGTTCCGCAAGGACATGGGGAAGATTGAAGAGGCGTATCAGGAAGTGTTGAAACGGGTCTGCGGATAA
- a CDS encoding Chlorite dismutase (MaGe:77309934) translates to MTNRVRGIGLACAMFLFSCLMAFPALAADRDKLLSEPGVYGTFAAFRIDPEWSRLEQPLRISQLTAMRGVIEQHREKLAIDTYLLRGLSDRGDFLLRVHGTELKDVQQFLVDFQSSAFGKYLTSVVLFNGLTKKPNYVPGFSDQLKSDLKGPSETGPYVMVMPIRKDAEWWSLPQDQRAAMMQEHTEAALPYQKDVKRKLYHSTGLDDFDFITYFETAKPEEFHALILALNKVKEAKHNRRMGYPTLVGTVRSLDQLIEVLAQ, encoded by the coding sequence ATGACGAATCGTGTGCGTGGAATTGGGCTGGCCTGTGCGATGTTCCTATTCAGTTGTCTGATGGCCTTTCCGGCGCTGGCCGCCGATCGCGACAAGCTGCTGAGCGAACCAGGTGTTTACGGCACGTTCGCCGCATTTCGCATCGATCCCGAATGGAGCCGGTTGGAGCAGCCGTTGCGGATCTCCCAGCTCACGGCCATGCGAGGCGTCATCGAGCAGCATCGGGAGAAGCTGGCCATCGACACCTATCTTCTGCGCGGCCTCTCGGATCGTGGGGATTTTCTGTTGCGAGTGCATGGAACGGAACTAAAAGATGTGCAGCAGTTCTTGGTGGATTTTCAAAGCAGCGCCTTCGGGAAATATCTCACCAGCGTGGTATTGTTCAACGGCCTGACGAAGAAGCCGAATTATGTGCCGGGCTTTTCCGACCAGCTGAAGTCGGATCTCAAAGGCCCGAGCGAAACGGGCCCCTATGTCATGGTGATGCCGATCCGCAAAGATGCGGAGTGGTGGTCGCTGCCACAGGACCAGCGCGCGGCCATGATGCAGGAGCATACCGAAGCGGCGTTGCCCTATCAGAAGGATGTGAAGCGGAAGCTCTACCATTCAACCGGGCTCGACGATTTCGATTTCATCACGTATTTTGAAACGGCCAAGCCGGAAGAGTTTCATGCCTTGATCCTGGCGTTGAACAAGGTGAAAGAGGCCAAGCATAACCGGCGTATGGGGTATCCCACGCTGGTGGGCACGGTGCGGTCGCTGGATCAATTGATTGAAGTGCTGGCGCAATAG
- a CDS encoding Adenylosuccinate lyase (MaGe:77309935) has product MIERYTRPQMKAIWDLKHKYEIWLEVELQACAAFEKAGQAPRGTAAKIRKKAKINVERIAEIEKVTKHDIIAFLESLMDTVGPEHRFLHMGLTSSDIVDTSLAVQMTEALDIILDGLDGLIDVLKKQALRHKMTVMVGRSHGIHGEPISFGFKLAIWYEEMCRHRTRLRAVRQEIAVGKLSGAMGTFAHQGPEIEEYVCAKMGLRPDPVSNQVVQRDRHASYATALALLAASIEKIATEIRHLQRTEVLEAEEFFSEGQKGSSAMPHKRNPIVSENLCGLARIVRANSLAAMEDVALWHERDISHSSVERVIMPDSTILMDYMLAKVTDLIKDLLVYPANMQRNLDLTGGLVYSQRLLLTLVEKGAQRKASYEAVQRNAMASWKGAGGLQELVGKDPFISQHLKKSEIAACFNPKYYLRHLDRIYRRVFGRQAGAAAGTRAGRRRQ; this is encoded by the coding sequence GTGATCGAACGCTATACCAGACCGCAGATGAAAGCTATCTGGGACCTCAAGCACAAGTACGAAATCTGGCTGGAAGTGGAACTGCAAGCCTGCGCCGCATTCGAGAAGGCCGGGCAAGCTCCGCGCGGCACGGCGGCGAAGATCCGCAAGAAGGCGAAGATCAATGTTGAGCGGATCGCCGAGATCGAGAAGGTGACCAAGCACGACATCATTGCGTTTCTCGAATCGTTGATGGACACGGTTGGGCCGGAACACCGGTTTCTGCACATGGGGCTCACATCGTCGGATATTGTCGATACGTCGCTCGCCGTGCAGATGACCGAAGCGCTCGACATCATCCTCGACGGGCTTGACGGGCTGATCGATGTATTGAAGAAGCAGGCCCTGCGCCACAAAATGACGGTCATGGTCGGGCGCTCGCATGGCATTCATGGCGAGCCCATTTCATTCGGCTTCAAGCTGGCGATTTGGTATGAGGAAATGTGCCGGCACCGGACGCGGCTTCGGGCCGTGCGCCAGGAAATTGCCGTCGGTAAATTGTCCGGGGCCATGGGCACATTCGCGCATCAGGGGCCTGAGATTGAAGAGTATGTCTGCGCCAAGATGGGTCTGCGGCCAGATCCGGTCTCGAATCAAGTGGTGCAGCGCGACCGGCATGCCTCCTATGCCACGGCGCTGGCGCTGCTGGCGGCCAGCATTGAAAAAATCGCCACGGAAATTCGACATCTTCAGCGGACGGAAGTGCTAGAAGCAGAGGAGTTTTTCTCTGAAGGGCAAAAGGGGTCGTCGGCGATGCCGCATAAGCGCAACCCAATTGTCTCGGAGAATCTTTGCGGCCTCGCCCGGATCGTGCGCGCGAACAGTCTGGCGGCCATGGAGGATGTAGCGCTCTGGCATGAGCGGGACATCAGCCATTCATCGGTCGAGCGGGTCATCATGCCCGACAGCACTATCCTCATGGACTATATGCTGGCGAAGGTCACCGATCTCATCAAGGATTTGCTGGTCTATCCCGCAAACATGCAACGCAATCTCGATCTGACCGGTGGATTGGTCTATTCGCAGCGGCTCCTGCTCACACTCGTTGAAAAGGGGGCGCAGCGCAAGGCCTCGTATGAAGCGGTGCAACGCAATGCCATGGCGTCATGGAAAGGCGCCGGCGGCCTTCAAGAGCTGGTCGGGAAGGACCCCTTTATTTCACAACACCTCAAGAAGAGCGAGATCGCCGCCTGTTTCAATCCGAAATATTATCTGCGCCATCTCGACCGGATTTATCGCCGCGTGTTCGGCCGCCAGGCGGGAGCCGCGGCAGGAACGCGAGCCGGAAGGAGGCGCCAATGA
- a CDS encoding Transcription antitermination protein NusB (MaGe:77309936): MGSRHEARERALQILFQYDIHGKSGLWLDEFWKPLTTDDETKAFAERLVAGVQEKKKDLDTVLAKYATNWKISRMPIVDRNILRAGLYELLWMDDVPANVTMDEAIELAKSFGDEEASKFVNGVLDKVLATEANLELKRATPDKPVWRRT, translated from the coding sequence ATGGGATCACGTCATGAAGCGCGCGAGCGGGCGCTCCAGATTTTGTTTCAGTACGATATTCACGGCAAGTCGGGCCTGTGGCTCGACGAGTTCTGGAAGCCGCTGACCACGGACGACGAGACGAAGGCCTTCGCGGAGCGATTGGTTGCCGGGGTGCAGGAGAAGAAGAAAGATCTCGATACGGTGCTGGCCAAGTATGCGACGAATTGGAAAATCAGCCGCATGCCGATCGTGGACAGGAATATTTTACGTGCGGGTCTCTATGAGTTGCTCTGGATGGACGATGTGCCGGCAAACGTGACGATGGACGAGGCGATTGAGCTGGCCAAGAGTTTCGGCGATGAGGAAGCCTCGAAGTTTGTCAACGGCGTGTTAGATAAGGTGCTGGCGACGGAGGCGAATTTGGAACTGAAGCGCGCCACGCCGGACAAGCCGGTGTGGAGGAGGACGTAG
- a CDS encoding riboflavin synthase beta chain (Evidence 2a : Function from experimental evidences in other organisms; Product type e : enzyme; MaGe:77309937), whose protein sequence is MKLRKGSHNATGMRFGVVVAKFNKFVTSKLLSSCLDGLTKHGVKDQDIEAVRVPGAFELPLVAKMLAQSGRFEAVICLGAVIRGDTPHFDYICNEASRGIGQASLETGVPIIFGVLTTETVAQAIERADPAKFNRGGEAAKSAIEMASVIAQLKALEPGAADAAPRPKRTVRKKSR, encoded by the coding sequence ATGAAGCTTCGTAAAGGTTCGCATAATGCGACGGGGATGCGGTTCGGCGTGGTCGTCGCGAAGTTCAATAAGTTCGTGACGAGCAAGTTGCTGTCGTCCTGTCTAGACGGCCTGACGAAGCACGGCGTGAAGGATCAGGATATCGAGGCGGTGCGGGTGCCGGGGGCGTTTGAGCTCCCGCTGGTGGCGAAAATGCTGGCTCAGTCCGGGCGCTTCGAGGCGGTGATTTGCCTTGGCGCCGTCATTCGGGGGGACACGCCGCACTTCGACTATATCTGCAATGAAGCGAGCCGGGGAATCGGCCAGGCCTCGTTGGAGACCGGCGTGCCGATCATTTTCGGCGTGCTGACGACTGAGACGGTGGCGCAGGCGATTGAGCGCGCCGATCCAGCAAAGTTCAACCGGGGCGGCGAGGCGGCAAAATCGGCGATTGAAATGGCCAGCGTGATCGCGCAACTCAAGGCATTGGAGCCTGGGGCTGCCGATGCGGCACCCCGTCCCAAGCGGACTGTACGAAAGAAAAGCCGTTAA
- a CDS encoding hypothetical protein (Evidence 5 : Unknown function; MaGe:77309938) gives MRTFTKLHTRLQFPSYRHHTLLGRMGPSQSRALTKHLP, from the coding sequence ATGCGAACCTTTACGAAGCTTCATACCCGCCTACAATTCCCTTCCTACCGACACCACACACTTCTAGGGCGGATGGGACCGTCCCAATCGCGCGCATTGACCAAGCACCTCCCTTGA